In Ipomoea triloba cultivar NCNSP0323 chromosome 15, ASM357664v1, one genomic interval encodes:
- the LOC116006165 gene encoding LRR receptor-like serine/threonine-protein kinase GSO1 isoform X5, with product MATSHILLLSFLFHILLLFSLPLETATSDTAEGRALLKWKNTLFNTDALHSWSIANLDNICWNWTGITCNNAGAVYKIKLDNFSLSGTLESLDFISFPNITRFSLHNNSFTGSIPYAIANLSQLVFLDLSWNDFVNFIPTEIGRLTNLRFLYFGVNNLSGSIPSQISYLQHLTFISFNYNSLTGQIPEAIFSNLSNIQTFDCGWNMFHGPFPTSLVRLSKLKQLDLSGNNFYGSIPPTIGNLSSLTNLYLGSNMLQGNIPQTLCKLQSLEGLYLYNNTLSGIIPQCLENVTSLRYLSLYSNMLQGNIPRTLCKLHFLEGLYLYNNTLSGIIPQCLENVTSLRYLSLYSNMLQGNIPRTLCKLHFLEGVYLSSNALSGQIPQCLGNLTALRYLYLYSNMLQGNIPKALCKLQSLEGVYFSSNTLSGQIPQCLGNLTSLRYLYLDSNMLQGNIPGALCKFQSLEVLYLSNNTLSGLIPQYLGNVTSLRYLSLSSNILHGNIPKTLCKLHSLEGVYLSSNALSGQIPQCLGNVTSLRYLDLSYNKLQRNIPRELCKLHSLESVDFYSNALSGQIPQCLGNLTSLRYLDLGYNKLQRNIPEALCKLHSLENLFLCTNALSGHIPQCLGNLTSLRYLYLYTNLLLQGNIPKTLCKLHSLEVLSLGESSLNGPIPQCLGNVTSLRKLYIINNILMKGSIPKSLCKLLSLEGIYLAKNGLEGLIPWCFGNISSLKFIHLGFSQLKGSIPGSLCNLQQSLELLILSNNNLDGPIPQCLGKLKYLTTLIVSENKLGGMLAPTLVPSTSNGTDQTKNSSLIYGTDTWLCSLSSLQYLDLSDNNLHGPLPRCLENFSKELTVINLARNHFQGSIQGVCRIGNILEYFNLNNNQLGGPLPRGLRNCNNLKFLDLGNNRFHDSFPHWLDTLLDLRVLVLRSNHFYGEICTSNTTFPFPKLHIFDISHNEFNGPLPRYYMENFEAMQRANDDERLSLYEASLSLVWKGVELQVVHYNICTSLDLSRNYFHGEIPKSLGRKHGSVWISTNFEMPKQR from the exons ATGGCCACTTCTCATATATTATTGCTCTCTTTCCTGtttcatattcttcttctcttttcacTTCCTTTGGAGACTGCAACTTCAGACACAGCTGAGGGAAGAGCCCTTCTCAAATGGAAGAACACCCTTTTCAATACTGATGCTCTTCATTCTTGGTCCATTGCTAATCTTGACAACATTTGTTGGAATTGGACGGGTATCACTTGCAACAATGCTGGAGCTGTTTATAAGATAAAGCTGGACAATTTCAGTCTCTCAGGTACACTTGAAAGCCttgatttcatttcatttccaaATATCACCCGTTTTAGCCTCCATAATAACAGCTTTACTGGATCAATTCCATATGCTATTGCTAATCTTTCCCAACTAGTTTTCTTGGACCTCAGTTGGAACGATTTTGTAAATTTCATACCAACAGAGATTGGAAGATTAACAAATCTCCGGTTCTTGTACTTCGGAGTAAACAATCTTTCTGGAAGTATTCCCTCCCAAATAAGCTATCTTCAACACCTTACTTTCATCTCctttaattataattctttGACTGGCCAAATTCCAGAAGCAATATTCTCCAATTTGAGCAACATTCAAACTTTTGATTGTGGATGGAATATGTTCCATGGGCCATTTCCAACAAGTTTAGTCAGGCTATCCAAGCTTAAACAACTTGACCTAAGTGGAAACAATTTCTATGGGTCAATACCTCCTACAATTGGAAATCTAAGTTCACTAACCAATCTTTATCTTGGCTCCAACATGTTGCAAGGAAATATTCCTCAAACACTTTGCAAACTTCAATCCCTTGAGGGTCTTTATTTATATAACAATACTTTGAGTGGTATAATTCCTCAATGTTTGGAGAATGTTACCTCACTGAGATATCTTTCTCTCTACTCTAACATGTTGCAAGGGAATATTCCTAGAACACTTTGCAAACTTCACTTCCTTGAGGGTCTTTATTTATATAACAATACTTTGAGTGGTATAATTCCTCAATGTTTGGAGAATGTTACCTCACTGAGATATCTTTCTCTCTACTCTAACATGTTGCAAGGGAATATTCCTAGAACACTTTGCAAACTTCACTTCCTTGAGGGTGTTTATTTATCTAGCAATGCTTTGAGTGGTCAGATTCCTCAATGTTTGGGAAACTTAACCGCATTGAGATATCTTTATCTCTATTCCAACATGTTGCAAGGAAATATTCCTAAAGCACTTTGCAAACTTCAATCCCTGGAGGGTGTTTATTTTTCTAGCAATACTTTGAGTGGTCAGATTCCTCAATGTTTGGGAAATTTAACCTCACTGAGATATCTCTATCTCGACTCCAACATGTTGCAAGGAAATATTCCTGGAGCACTTTGCAAGTTTCAATCACTTGAG GTTCtttatttatcaaacaataCTTTGAGCGGTCTGATTCCTCAATATTTGGGAAATGTAACCTCACTGAGATatctttctctctcctccaacATTTTGCATGGAAATATTCCAAAAACACTTTGCAAACTTCACTCCCTGGAGGGTGTCTATTTATCTAGCAATGCTTTGAGTGGTCAGATTCCTCAATGTTTGGGAAATGTAACCTCACTAAGATATCTTGACCTCAGCTATAATAAGTTGCAAAGAAATATTCCTAGAGAACTTTGCAAACTTCACTCCCTTGAGAGTGTTGATTTTTATAGCAATGCTTTGAGTGGTCAGATTCCTCAATGTTTGGGAAATTTAACCTCGTTGAGATATCTTGACCTCGGCTATAATAAGTTACAAAGAAATATTCCTGAAGCACTTTGCAAACTTCACTCCCTAGAGAATCTTTTTTTATGTACAAATGCTTTGAGTGGTCATATTCCTCAATGTTTGGGAAATTTAACCTCACTAAGATATCTTTACCTCTACACCAACTTGCTATTGCAAGGAAATATTCCTAAAACACTTTGCAAACTTCACTCCCTAGAGGTCCTTTCTTTAGGTGAAAGTAGTTTGAACGGTCCGATTCCTCAATGTTTGGGAAATGTAACCTCACTGAGGAAACTTTATATTATCAACAACATTTTGATGAAAGGAAGTATTCCGAAATCACTATGCAAACTCCTTTCTCTTGAGGGAATATATTTAGCCAAGAATGGGTTGGAAGGTTTGATCCCATGGTGCTTTGGAAATATATCCTCACTAAAATTTATTCATCTTGGCTTCAGCCAGCTGAAGGGAAGTATTCCAGGATCACTATGCAATCTTCAACAATCTCTTGAACTGCTCATTCTATCCAACAACAATTTGGATGGCCCAATTCCTCAATGCCTgggaaaattgaaatatttgaCAACTTTAATTGTTTCTGAAAACAAGCTTGGAGGCATGTTAGCTCCAACTCTAGTTCCATCAACTAGTAATGGCACAGATCAAACAAAAAATTCTAGTTTGATTTATGGAACGGATACATGGTTGTGCAGTTTGAGTTCCTTGCAATATCTTGATCTATCAGATAACAATTTACATGGTCCATTGCCTCGTTGCTTAGAGAACTTCAGCAAGGAGCTTACTGTTATTAAtttagcaagaaatcattttcaggGATCTATTCAAGGAGTTTGTAGAATCGGAAACATCTTGGAGTATTTCAATTTGAATAACAATCAATTGGGAGGCCCACTGCCCCGAGGTTTGAGAAATTGCAACAACCTTAAATTTCTAGATCTTGGAAACAACAGGTTTCATGATTCATTCCCTCATTGGTTAGATACTCTTCTTGATTTGCGTGTTCTTGTGTTGAGATCTAATCATTTTTATGGTGAAATATGCACTTCTAACACTACATTTCCATTTCCAAAGCTGCATATATTTGATATCTCACACAATGAGTTCAATGGTCCTTTGCCAAGATATTATATGGAGAACTTTGAAGCCATGCAGAGGGCAAATGATGATGAGAGGTTGTCACTTtatgaagcttcattaagcctGGTGTGGAAAGGGGTGGAGCTTCAAGTGGTGCATTATAATATCTGCACATCCCTTGATTTATCCCGTAACTACTTCCATGGTGAGATTCCAAAATCTTTGGGAAG GAAACACGGCTCTGTGTGGATTTCCACTAACTTTGAAATGCCAAAACAGAGGTGA
- the LOC116006165 gene encoding LRR receptor-like serine/threonine-protein kinase GSO1 isoform X4, protein MATSHILLLSFLFHILLLFSLPLETATSDTAEGRALLKWKNTLFNTDALHSWSIANLDNICWNWTGITCNNAGAVYKIKLDNFSLSGTLESLDFISFPNITRFSLHNNSFTGSIPYAIANLSQLVFLDLSWNDFVNFIPTEIGRLTNLRFLYFGVNNLSGSIPSQISYLQHLTFISFNYNSLTGQIPEAIFSNLSNIQTFDCGWNMFHGPFPTSLVRLSKLKQLDLSGNNFYGSIPPTIGNLSSLTNLYLGSNMLQGNIPQTLCKLQSLEGLYLYNNTLSGIIPQCLENVTSLRYLSLYSNMLQGNIPRTLCKLHFLEGLYLYNNTLSGIIPQCLENVTSLRYLSLYSNMLQGNIPRTLCKLHFLEGVYLSSNALSGQIPQCLGNLTALRYLYLYSNMLQGNIPKALCKLQSLEGVYFSSNTLSGQIPQCLGNLTSLRYLYLDSNMLQGNIPGALCKFQSLEVLYLSNNTLSGLIPQYLGNVTSLRYLSLSSNILHGNIPKTLCKLHSLEGVYLSSNALSGQIPQCLGNVTSLRYLDLSYNKLQRNIPRELCKLHSLESVDFYSNALSGQIPQCLGNLTSLRYLDLGYNKLQRNIPEALCKLHSLENLFLCTNALSGHIPQCLGNLTSLRYLYLYTNLLLQGNIPKTLCKLHSLEVLSLGESSLNGPIPQCLGNVTSLRKLYIINNILMKGSIPKSLCKLLSLEGIYLAKNGLEGLIPWCFGNISSLKFIHLGFSQLKGSIPGSLCNLQQSLELLILSNNNLDGPIPQCLGKLKYLTTLIVSENKLGGMLAPTLVPSTSNGTDQTKNSSLIYGTDTWLCSLSSLQYLDLSDNNLHGPLPRCLENFSKELTVINLARNHFQGSIQGVCRIGNILEYFNLNNNQLGGPLPRGLRNCNNLKFLDLGNNRFHDSFPHWLDTLLDLRVLVLRSNHFYGEICTSNTTFPFPKLHIFDISHNEFNGPLPRYYMENFEAMQRANDDERLSLYEASLSLVWKGVELQVVHYNICTSLDLSRNYFHEVKEKHQIWRIHTILGVDLVGKVLLLDTVVACHLVF, encoded by the exons ATGGCCACTTCTCATATATTATTGCTCTCTTTCCTGtttcatattcttcttctcttttcacTTCCTTTGGAGACTGCAACTTCAGACACAGCTGAGGGAAGAGCCCTTCTCAAATGGAAGAACACCCTTTTCAATACTGATGCTCTTCATTCTTGGTCCATTGCTAATCTTGACAACATTTGTTGGAATTGGACGGGTATCACTTGCAACAATGCTGGAGCTGTTTATAAGATAAAGCTGGACAATTTCAGTCTCTCAGGTACACTTGAAAGCCttgatttcatttcatttccaaATATCACCCGTTTTAGCCTCCATAATAACAGCTTTACTGGATCAATTCCATATGCTATTGCTAATCTTTCCCAACTAGTTTTCTTGGACCTCAGTTGGAACGATTTTGTAAATTTCATACCAACAGAGATTGGAAGATTAACAAATCTCCGGTTCTTGTACTTCGGAGTAAACAATCTTTCTGGAAGTATTCCCTCCCAAATAAGCTATCTTCAACACCTTACTTTCATCTCctttaattataattctttGACTGGCCAAATTCCAGAAGCAATATTCTCCAATTTGAGCAACATTCAAACTTTTGATTGTGGATGGAATATGTTCCATGGGCCATTTCCAACAAGTTTAGTCAGGCTATCCAAGCTTAAACAACTTGACCTAAGTGGAAACAATTTCTATGGGTCAATACCTCCTACAATTGGAAATCTAAGTTCACTAACCAATCTTTATCTTGGCTCCAACATGTTGCAAGGAAATATTCCTCAAACACTTTGCAAACTTCAATCCCTTGAGGGTCTTTATTTATATAACAATACTTTGAGTGGTATAATTCCTCAATGTTTGGAGAATGTTACCTCACTGAGATATCTTTCTCTCTACTCTAACATGTTGCAAGGGAATATTCCTAGAACACTTTGCAAACTTCACTTCCTTGAGGGTCTTTATTTATATAACAATACTTTGAGTGGTATAATTCCTCAATGTTTGGAGAATGTTACCTCACTGAGATATCTTTCTCTCTACTCTAACATGTTGCAAGGGAATATTCCTAGAACACTTTGCAAACTTCACTTCCTTGAGGGTGTTTATTTATCTAGCAATGCTTTGAGTGGTCAGATTCCTCAATGTTTGGGAAACTTAACCGCATTGAGATATCTTTATCTCTATTCCAACATGTTGCAAGGAAATATTCCTAAAGCACTTTGCAAACTTCAATCCCTGGAGGGTGTTTATTTTTCTAGCAATACTTTGAGTGGTCAGATTCCTCAATGTTTGGGAAATTTAACCTCACTGAGATATCTCTATCTCGACTCCAACATGTTGCAAGGAAATATTCCTGGAGCACTTTGCAAGTTTCAATCACTTGAG GTTCtttatttatcaaacaataCTTTGAGCGGTCTGATTCCTCAATATTTGGGAAATGTAACCTCACTGAGATatctttctctctcctccaacATTTTGCATGGAAATATTCCAAAAACACTTTGCAAACTTCACTCCCTGGAGGGTGTCTATTTATCTAGCAATGCTTTGAGTGGTCAGATTCCTCAATGTTTGGGAAATGTAACCTCACTAAGATATCTTGACCTCAGCTATAATAAGTTGCAAAGAAATATTCCTAGAGAACTTTGCAAACTTCACTCCCTTGAGAGTGTTGATTTTTATAGCAATGCTTTGAGTGGTCAGATTCCTCAATGTTTGGGAAATTTAACCTCGTTGAGATATCTTGACCTCGGCTATAATAAGTTACAAAGAAATATTCCTGAAGCACTTTGCAAACTTCACTCCCTAGAGAATCTTTTTTTATGTACAAATGCTTTGAGTGGTCATATTCCTCAATGTTTGGGAAATTTAACCTCACTAAGATATCTTTACCTCTACACCAACTTGCTATTGCAAGGAAATATTCCTAAAACACTTTGCAAACTTCACTCCCTAGAGGTCCTTTCTTTAGGTGAAAGTAGTTTGAACGGTCCGATTCCTCAATGTTTGGGAAATGTAACCTCACTGAGGAAACTTTATATTATCAACAACATTTTGATGAAAGGAAGTATTCCGAAATCACTATGCAAACTCCTTTCTCTTGAGGGAATATATTTAGCCAAGAATGGGTTGGAAGGTTTGATCCCATGGTGCTTTGGAAATATATCCTCACTAAAATTTATTCATCTTGGCTTCAGCCAGCTGAAGGGAAGTATTCCAGGATCACTATGCAATCTTCAACAATCTCTTGAACTGCTCATTCTATCCAACAACAATTTGGATGGCCCAATTCCTCAATGCCTgggaaaattgaaatatttgaCAACTTTAATTGTTTCTGAAAACAAGCTTGGAGGCATGTTAGCTCCAACTCTAGTTCCATCAACTAGTAATGGCACAGATCAAACAAAAAATTCTAGTTTGATTTATGGAACGGATACATGGTTGTGCAGTTTGAGTTCCTTGCAATATCTTGATCTATCAGATAACAATTTACATGGTCCATTGCCTCGTTGCTTAGAGAACTTCAGCAAGGAGCTTACTGTTATTAAtttagcaagaaatcattttcaggGATCTATTCAAGGAGTTTGTAGAATCGGAAACATCTTGGAGTATTTCAATTTGAATAACAATCAATTGGGAGGCCCACTGCCCCGAGGTTTGAGAAATTGCAACAACCTTAAATTTCTAGATCTTGGAAACAACAGGTTTCATGATTCATTCCCTCATTGGTTAGATACTCTTCTTGATTTGCGTGTTCTTGTGTTGAGATCTAATCATTTTTATGGTGAAATATGCACTTCTAACACTACATTTCCATTTCCAAAGCTGCATATATTTGATATCTCACACAATGAGTTCAATGGTCCTTTGCCAAGATATTATATGGAGAACTTTGAAGCCATGCAGAGGGCAAATGATGATGAGAGGTTGTCACTTtatgaagcttcattaagcctGGTGTGGAAAGGGGTGGAGCTTCAAGTGGTGCATTATAATATCTGCACATCCCTTGATTTATCCCGTAACTACTTCCATG AGGTGAAGGAAAAGCACCAGATTTGGAGGATTCACACAATTTTGGGAGTGGATTTGGTTGGCAAAGTGTTGTTATTGGATACAGTTGTGGCATGCCATTTGGTATTTTGA